In Polypterus senegalus isolate Bchr_013 chromosome 12, ASM1683550v1, whole genome shotgun sequence, the following are encoded in one genomic region:
- the uba3 gene encoding NEDD8-activating enzyme E1 catalytic subunit isoform X3: MAVDGGCGDTGDWEGRWNHVKKFLERSGPFTHPDFEPSTESLGFLLNTCKILVLGAGGLGCELLKNLALSGFRQIDVIDMDTIDVSNLNRQFLFRPKDVGRPKAEVAAEFINSRIPGCNVTPHFKKIQDFDETFYKQFHIVVCGLDSIIARRWINGMLVSLLNYEDGALDPSSIIPLIDGGTEGFKGNARVILPGMTACIDCTLDLYPPQINFPMCTIASMPRLPEHCIEYVRVLQWPKEQPFGDGVTLDGDDPEHIQWVFHKALERGAQFKITGVTYRLTQGVVKRIIPAVASTNAVIAASCATEVFKLASSAYNPLNNYLVFNDVDGLYTYTFEAERKDNCFACSPVTQKLQFPSSAKLQDVLDFLKETSSLQMKTPAITTTMNGKNKTLYLQTISSIEERTRPNLSRTLKELGLTDGQELAVADVTTPQTVLFKLHFTS, encoded by the exons tcTCTTGGGTTTCTATTGAACACATGCAAGATACTAGTCCTTGGAGCAGGCGGCCTGGGATGTGAGCTACTGAAGAATCTG GCTTTATCTGGATTTCGGCAAATTGATGTTATCGACATGGATACAATAGATGTTTCTAATTTGAACAGACAGTTTTTATTTAG GCCAAAGGATGTAggaagaccaaaggcagaagtaGCTGCTGAATTCATCAACAGTCGCATTCCTGGTTGTAATGTTACTCC tcattttaaaaagattcaagattttgatgaaactTTTTATAAAC AATTTCACATTGTAGTTTGTGGGCTGGACTCAATCATTGCACGAAGATGGATCAATGGCATGCTG gtttccCTATTAAATTATGAGGATGGTGCTTTGGATCCGAGTTCCATCATCCCCCTTATAGATGGTGGTACAGAAGGATTCAAAGGAAACGCGCGTGTGATCTTGCCAGGAATGACAGCATGCATAGACTGTACACTGGATCTTTATCCTCCTCAG ATTAATTTTCCAATGTGCACCATTGCATCAATGCCAAGACTTCCTGAGCACTGCATTGAATATGTTCGAGTCCTGCAATGGCCAAAAGAGCAGCCATTTGGAG ATGGGGTGACACTGGATGGTGACGATCCTGAACATATTCAGTGGGTGTTTCATAAGGCCCTTGAACGAGGAGCTCAATTTAAAATCACTGGTGTCACGTATAGACTTACGCAGG gagTTGTGAAAAGAATAATTCCAGCTGTTGCTTCTACAAATGCAGTCATTGCTG ctTCTTGTGCAACTGAAGTTTTCAAGTTAGCTTCAAG TGCCTACAATCCTCTTAACAACTACCTTGTCTTTAATGATGTTGATGGACTCTACACTTACACTTTCGAGGCAGAACGCAAG GACAATTGTTTTGCATGTAGTCCAGTGACCCAGAAGTTACAGTTTCCATCATCTGCTAAGCTCCAAGATGTCTTGGATTTTTTGAAAGAAACTTCTTCTTT GCAAATGAAAACCCCAGCAATAACCACAACAATGAATGGGAAGAACAAAACACTTTACTTACAg aCTATTTCCTCAATTGAAGAAAGAACAAGGCCAAACCTTTCTAGGACATTGAAAG AACTGGGTCTTACAGATGGACAGGAGCTGGCGGTTGCCGATGTCACTACACCTCAGACAGTGTTGTTTAAACTTCATTTTACATCCTAA